CGAAAACGGGAGTGCTTATCATCAAAAGCAAGATGACAAGCCTGAGTAAATCTTTAACCATACAAAATTACAGTGAAGTTGAATTACGTGAAATTTAACACAACATTAATAAATTTTTTTAAAATATAAACTCACAAAATAAAATTAATTGTCAAATTATTTAGCTAACGTAGTAGAAATTCAGTTATCACCTCGGAGTTTTTTAAAATTATTGGCTTTAGAAGAATCCTAATGAATAAGATTATAAGGAGATTGGCCCTCCGTTAACGGAACAGGGTTATACGCACCACCGGGTATAGTAAAATAAAACAGGCGTCCCCTATCACGCAGGACGCCTGTTGCCAAAAAGTAAAGAAAACTTTCTTCTGTTAATAATCCGGTAAGATACTCTTCTCGCCGAGTGGCTTGTCAGTTATTCAGCCGCACAAAACCACCGTCGATCGGGTAATCGCAACCCGTGATAAAACCGGCTTCGTCGGAACACAGATACAGGGCCAAACCGGCTACCTCAGCCGGTTTGGCCATCCGGCCAATGGGCTGGGTAGCCGCCAGCTTCGAAAACATCTCGGCTTCCTGGCCGGGGTAATTCTTGGCCAGAAACCCGTCGACAAACGGCGTATGTACCCGGGCGGGCGAAATGCAATTGCAGCGGATGTTGTGTTTCAGGTAGTCTTTCGCCACCGACAGCGTCATTGAGACCACCGCCCCTTTGGTCATTGAGTAGGCAAACCGATCCGGAATCCCCACCGTGGCCGCAATCGACGCCATGTTCAGGACCACGCCCCCGCCGGTCGCTTTCAGATGCGGAATAGTGGCATGCAGGCAGTTATAAGCACCTTTCACGTTGACGGTAAACACCCGGTCAAAATCGGCTTCGGTGGTGGTTTCCACGGTTCCGATGTGCGAGATTCCGGCGTTGTTGATCAGAATGCTGATCGGGCCGCCCGCAGCAATCTGATTGATCACCTCCACCACCTGCGCCTGATTCGACACATCGACGGCGTGGGCGTGGGCCCGGCCTCCGCTGGCGTTGATTTCATCGGCCACCTGCTGGGCCAGCCCGGCGTTCAATTCCAGAATGTGCACCCGCGCACCGGCCTGCGCAAACGTCTGCGACATCGCCAGTCCAATTCCGCTGGCCCCACCCGTAATGATGGCAACTTTATCTTTTAAGCTGAACATATTTTTTGAATGAGCGATTGAGTGACTGAGCGGTTGAGCAAATAGCTGTATATAAAGTATGTAAGTCGTAGAGCCACTGACGCAATCGCTAGCTCACTCAATCCCGTTAGTTAGAGTGAAACGCCCCGTTTCCAGGGAATGAAATCGTCCTGGCCGAGTTGCTGGGCTTTCGTTTTGACTTCCCCGCTGGCGAGCCGAATGACGTATTCGAGCATTTTTTCGGCGTTTTGCTCGATGGTTTCTTCGCCTTCGATGATCGGCCCACAGTCGAAATCAATGACATCGGGCATCCGTTTGGCCAGGGCGGTGTTGGTCGAGATTTTAGCCACAGGACAAATCGGGTTGCCCGTCGGCGTACCCAATCCGGTGGTAAACAAAATAATGTTTGTGCCGGAGCCTGCCATCCCCGTGGTGGCTTCCACGTCGTTGCCGGGCGTGCAGAGCAGGTTCAGGCCGGTTGAGGTTGCGGGTTCTGTGTAATTCAAGACATCGGCAACGGGGGCGGTCCCCCCTTTTTTGGCGGCCCCCGCCGATTTGATGGCATCGGTAATCAACCCGTCACGGATGTTGCCTGGCGACGGGTTCATATCGAAACCGGACCCGACGGCTTCGGCTTTGGCCGAGTAATCCTGCATCAGGTGGATGAATTTCAGCGCCTTCTCGTCTGACACCGCCCGGTTGACCAGCTCCTGCTCTACGCCGTTCAATTCCGGGAATTCGGCCAGCACGGTTTTGGCGCCCAGCGTCACCAGAATATCCGATAAGTGCCCAACGGCCGGGTTCGCCGACAGCCCCGAAAAACCGTCCGATCCCCCGCATTTCAGCCCAACGGTGAGTTTGCTCAGGGGCGCAGGCTGCCGTTCAATTTTATTGGCTTCAATCAAACCCAGGAAGGTTTCGCGGATGGCATTGCTTAGCATCGTAAACTCCGTACCGTCCTGCTGCTCGAAAATCAGCATGGGTTTGTCGAATTTCGGATTGCGTTTCCGCACCTCTTCTTCCAGCATTGAAGTCTGCGTGTGCTGGCAGCCCAGGCTCAATACCGTTACCCCTACAACATTCGGGTTGTTGATAAACCCGGCAAACAGCCCGCAGAGCGCTTCTGAATCCTGACGGGTCCCTCCGCAGCCCATTTCGTGGGTCAGAAATTTAATTCCGTCAATGTTTTTAAAGGGCCTTTTAGCCGGGGCGTCATCCACCGTGCGCATGATCGACGGATCGACGAAGGGCTCCATTTTGTGGATGGTGCCGACTTCGCCCGCTTTGTAAAGTTGCAGCAATTCGTGGACCTGTTCGCGGTAAATTTCCGACTGCGCGTAGCCCAGCTCGCGCTCAAAAGCGTCTTTCAGAATCAGGATGTTGCGGTTTTCGCAGAATACCAGCGGCACCACCAGCCAGTAGTTTGCCGTACCAACCTGACCGTCGGCGCGGTGGTAGCCCATGAACGTCCGGTTGTGCCAGGCCGAAACATCGGGTGCCTGCCACTGATACGGCTGCTTTTTTTCAAGGCTGTACTGCCCGGAGTCGTGCTTGAGGTTGAACGTCGTGATGGGTTCCCCCCGTTTGATGGGTTGCGTCGCTTTCCCGACCAGCACCCCGTACATAATTACGGAGTCGCCGGTTTGCAGGTCTTCGGTTACAAATTTATGTTTGATCCCAACGCCAATCGGCAGGGTGTAGGTTTGGCCCTCAAAATCAATCTGTTCTCCGGGCTGGAAATTTTGCAGGGCAACAATGACGTTATCGGCGGGGTGTACTTTCAGAACTTTATGCTGCATAGTTGTATCGAGTAGGAATAAAGGCGGGATTCCGGTTAATCGTGATCCCGGTGTAATTCAGGCACAAAAGTCTGTGAATTATCACTAATATTGAAAGAAAAAAAGCAAGATTCTTTACCCATTCATGCAAGTTTCCGGCAATCTCCTCAACCTTTTCGACCGCACCATCCGATTCAGCCAGTTGACCATCGAACAGGGCCGAATTCACCAGATTGACGAACTGGGTCCAGAGCGTCCCGGCGAACCGTACCTGCTCCCCGGCTTCGTCGACGCCCACGTTCACGTTGAAAGTTCGTTGCTGACGCCCGCCCAGTTTGCCCGGCTGGCGGTGGTTCACGGTACGGTTGCGACGGTGTCGGACCCGCACGAGATCGGAAACGTCCTGGGCATGGACGGCGTAGAATACATGATTGCGGATGGCCAACGGACGCCCTTCAAATTTTGCTTTGGTGCTCCCTCCTGCGTCCCGGCAACTACCTTCGAAACCGCCGGGGCTACCATCGGGGTGCGGGATATCCGGCGGCTGTTGGGGTTGAAAGAAATCGGGTATCTGGCCGAAATGATGAATTTTCCGGGCGTTCTGAACCAGGATCCGGACGTGATGGCTAAAATCGCGCTGGCCAACGCCTTCAACAAACCCATCGACGGCCACGCCCCCGGTCTGCGGGGCAACGACGCCCAGCGGTACATTGATGCCGGCATGAGCACGGACCACGAATGCTTTACCTACGACGAAGGGCTCGACAAGGTGCAGCGCGGCATGAACATCCTGATTCGCGAAGGCAGCGCAGCCAAGAACTTCGAAGCCCTGATTCCGCTGCTGGCCGAGTTTCCCGAAAAAATCATGTTCTGTTCCGACGATAAACACCCCGATAGTTTGGTCGAGGGCCACATCAACCAGTTGGTCAAACGGGCGCTGGCGCAAGGACACGCTATTTTTGACGTTTTGCGGGCGGCCTGCATGAATCCGGTGCTTCATTACCGGTTGCCGGTGGGGCTGTTGCGCGAAGGCGATTCCGCCGACTTTATTCTGGTGCAGGATCTGGACGAATTTACGATTCAGAAAACCGTTATCAACGGAGCGGTTGTGGCGGAGAACGGTATTTCCTTCCTGCCTGACCTCCGCAGCGAACACGTCAACCAGTTTAACTGTCAGCCCAAAAAGCCGTCGGATTTTGAAATTTTAGCAGACAGTACGGATTCGGTCAGCCTTCAGGTCATTGAGGCTCTTGACGGCCAGCTAATCACGAACAACCTGCCGCTGCCGCCCCGCATCACCGACAACCGGCTGGTGGCCGACGTACCGCGCGATATTCTGAAAATGACCGTCGTTAACCGTTACCAGGAGGCCGCGCCCGCGCTGGCGTTCATCAAAAACTTTGGTTTGAAAAAAGGAGCCATCGCGTCTTCCGTTGGGCACGATTCGCACAACATTGTTGCCGTTGGCTGCGACGACGAAAGCCTTTGTCAGGCGATTAACCTGGTTGTCGAAGCCCGGGGCGGGTTGAGCGCCGTGGCCGGGCCGGACCAGACCCTGTTGCTGCCCCTGCCCATCGCGGGCCTGATGACCGACACCGACGGTTATGCGGTTGCAGAACGGTACACCGCCATCGACCGCTTTGTCAAAGAAGAACTGGGCAGCACACTCACCTCCCCTTTCATGACGCTCTCCTTTATGGCCCTGCTGGTTATCCCTTCGCTAAAACTCAGTGACAAAGGCCTGTTTGATGGGCAAACCTTCCGATTCACGACCCTTTTGACGCCCTAAATACCTACTCCGTATGCACGCATACTAAAATAAAAATAATCCTATTAAACCAAGTTTTTGTAAAAAAACCTCTCAACCTTTTTTATTAACAACTTTTGTTAATAAGTTTACATTCCATACTATGAGTGCTTAGTATTGACCCCATCCTAAACCATCATTATGCCTCGTTACCGCACCCCGTCCGGTATAGACGAAGAGCAACTCTGGGACCAGTTCCGGAGTGGCGATGAAGTAGCCTTTGCACGGCTTTACAAGGAATATGTGCAGGTGCTTTACCACTACTGCGCCCACTTTACTGCCGACCGTGCCCTGATCAAGGATTGTATTCACGATTTGTTCGTCGAATTGTGGAAACACCGGCAAACCATTGGCCAGACCACTTCCGTCCGGTTTTATCTGATGGCTTCCATCAAGCGCAAGCTGGTGCGCCACCTGAACGCCGAGCTGAAATTCAGCAGCCAGGACGATGTGGAAAACGACCGTGAGTGGTTGCCGGGCTGCGCTCCTTCCTACGAATCGACGCTAATTTCGTTTGAGGAAGACGACCACGTTAATTCCTGCGTGGCCAAGGCCATTGAAAAACTACCCCGCCGTCAGCGCGAAGCCGTCTACCTGCGGTATTATCAGAACCTGAGCAACGAAGAAATTTCTTCGCTCATGAAGATCAATATCCAGTCGGTTTACAACCTGATTTTCGGCGCGCTGACCAATCTGAAAAAATATATTTCGCCAGAAAAAGTGGTGTTGTAATTCCCGCGTGGGCGTTAACTATTGCCTGCCGTTTGAAGTTTACCCAGTCAGGTTGCCTACCTTTGCAGCCTGATTCGGTAACCCTCAAACGGCAAATCCTGCATGAACCCCATTACCACGCCCCTACCCGAGCGGATGCGTCCGCGTACCCTCGACGATGTCATTGGCCAGAAAAAGCTGATCGGTCCCGGAAGCGCCCTTCGCCGGGCCGTTGAATCGAACCGCATTCCGTCGATGATTCTGTGGGGGCCTCCGGGCGTCGGAAAAACCACCCTGGCCCAACTGATTGCGGAAGCGACCAAGCGCCCGTTTTTCAGCCTGAGCGCTATCAGCTCGGGCGTCAAGGAAGTGCGCGATGTGCTGAGCCGCCCGTCGGGGCTGTTTCCGCCCATTGTTTTCATTGACGAGATTCACCGCTTCAATAAAAACCAGCAGGACGCCCTGCTTGGGGCCGTCGAGAAAGGAACTATTACGCTCATTGGCGCCACCACCGAAAACCCGTCGTTTGAAGTCAACTCGGCTCTCTTGTCACGTTGTCAGGTGTACGTACTCGAGTCCCTCGGGGCCGACGAACTCCAACAACTGGTGGACAATGCGCTTCAGAAAGACAGTTACCTCAAAGAAAAAAAGATCACCGTCCAATCATACGACGCGCTTATGCGGATTTCGGGGGGCGACGGGCGTAAACTCTTGAACCTGCTGGAAATGGTGGTGACGTCTCGCCCGGATAACCAGGAAATGACGATCGACGACGAACTGGTGACGAGCGTAGCCCAACATCAGATTGCCCGCTACGACAAATCCGGTGAGCAGCACTATGACATCATTTCGGCTTTTATTAAATCCCTGCGCGGCAGCGACCCCAACGCGGCCCTCTACTGGATGGCCCGGATGCTCGTCGCCGGTGAAGATCCCGAATTTATTTCCCGCCGGATGCTGATTCTGGCGTCGGAAGACATCGGTAATGCCAACCCCACGGCGATCATCATGGCAACCAATGCGATGCAGGCCGTGAAAGCCATTGGCTACCCCGAATGCCGGATTGTGCTATCGCAGGTGGCGGTTTATCTAGCAACTTCGCCCAAAAGCAACGCAAGTTACGTGGCCATCAACGACGCCATGGCCCTGGCCGAACGAACCTCCGACCAACCCGTACCGCTCCACCTGCGTAATGCGCCGACAAAATTGATGAAGCAGATCGGCTACGGCCAGAACTACCAGTACGCCCACAATTACGAAGGCA
This Larkinella insperata DNA region includes the following protein-coding sequences:
- a CDS encoding SDR family NAD(P)-dependent oxidoreductase, yielding MFSLKDKVAIITGGASGIGLAMSQTFAQAGARVHILELNAGLAQQVADEINASGGRAHAHAVDVSNQAQVVEVINQIAAGGPISILINNAGISHIGTVETTTEADFDRVFTVNVKGAYNCLHATIPHLKATGGGVVLNMASIAATVGIPDRFAYSMTKGAVVSMTLSVAKDYLKHNIRCNCISPARVHTPFVDGFLAKNYPGQEAEMFSKLAATQPIGRMAKPAEVAGLALYLCSDEAGFITGCDYPIDGGFVRLNN
- a CDS encoding UxaA family hydrolase; its protein translation is MQHKVLKVHPADNVIVALQNFQPGEQIDFEGQTYTLPIGVGIKHKFVTEDLQTGDSVIMYGVLVGKATQPIKRGEPITTFNLKHDSGQYSLEKKQPYQWQAPDVSAWHNRTFMGYHRADGQVGTANYWLVVPLVFCENRNILILKDAFERELGYAQSEIYREQVHELLQLYKAGEVGTIHKMEPFVDPSIMRTVDDAPAKRPFKNIDGIKFLTHEMGCGGTRQDSEALCGLFAGFINNPNVVGVTVLSLGCQHTQTSMLEEEVRKRNPKFDKPMLIFEQQDGTEFTMLSNAIRETFLGLIEANKIERQPAPLSKLTVGLKCGGSDGFSGLSANPAVGHLSDILVTLGAKTVLAEFPELNGVEQELVNRAVSDEKALKFIHLMQDYSAKAEAVGSGFDMNPSPGNIRDGLITDAIKSAGAAKKGGTAPVADVLNYTEPATSTGLNLLCTPGNDVEATTGMAGSGTNIILFTTGLGTPTGNPICPVAKISTNTALAKRMPDVIDFDCGPIIEGEETIEQNAEKMLEYVIRLASGEVKTKAQQLGQDDFIPWKRGVSL
- the ade gene encoding adenine deaminase gives rise to the protein MQVSGNLLNLFDRTIRFSQLTIEQGRIHQIDELGPERPGEPYLLPGFVDAHVHVESSLLTPAQFARLAVVHGTVATVSDPHEIGNVLGMDGVEYMIADGQRTPFKFCFGAPSCVPATTFETAGATIGVRDIRRLLGLKEIGYLAEMMNFPGVLNQDPDVMAKIALANAFNKPIDGHAPGLRGNDAQRYIDAGMSTDHECFTYDEGLDKVQRGMNILIREGSAAKNFEALIPLLAEFPEKIMFCSDDKHPDSLVEGHINQLVKRALAQGHAIFDVLRAACMNPVLHYRLPVGLLREGDSADFILVQDLDEFTIQKTVINGAVVAENGISFLPDLRSEHVNQFNCQPKKPSDFEILADSTDSVSLQVIEALDGQLITNNLPLPPRITDNRLVADVPRDILKMTVVNRYQEAAPALAFIKNFGLKKGAIASSVGHDSHNIVAVGCDDESLCQAINLVVEARGGLSAVAGPDQTLLLPLPIAGLMTDTDGYAVAERYTAIDRFVKEELGSTLTSPFMTLSFMALLVIPSLKLSDKGLFDGQTFRFTTLLTP
- a CDS encoding RNA polymerase sigma factor: MPRYRTPSGIDEEQLWDQFRSGDEVAFARLYKEYVQVLYHYCAHFTADRALIKDCIHDLFVELWKHRQTIGQTTSVRFYLMASIKRKLVRHLNAELKFSSQDDVENDREWLPGCAPSYESTLISFEEDDHVNSCVAKAIEKLPRRQREAVYLRYYQNLSNEEISSLMKINIQSVYNLIFGALTNLKKYISPEKVVL
- a CDS encoding replication-associated recombination protein A is translated as MNPITTPLPERMRPRTLDDVIGQKKLIGPGSALRRAVESNRIPSMILWGPPGVGKTTLAQLIAEATKRPFFSLSAISSGVKEVRDVLSRPSGLFPPIVFIDEIHRFNKNQQDALLGAVEKGTITLIGATTENPSFEVNSALLSRCQVYVLESLGADELQQLVDNALQKDSYLKEKKITVQSYDALMRISGGDGRKLLNLLEMVVTSRPDNQEMTIDDELVTSVAQHQIARYDKSGEQHYDIISAFIKSLRGSDPNAALYWMARMLVAGEDPEFISRRMLILASEDIGNANPTAIIMATNAMQAVKAIGYPECRIVLSQVAVYLATSPKSNASYVAINDAMALAERTSDQPVPLHLRNAPTKLMKQIGYGQNYQYAHNYEGNFTPQDFLPDALKGTKLYEPGQNARENEIRKQLQRWWGDWYGY